ACTCTCTAATATTAGcgcttcaaacagacagacacagcgGCCGACATgactttataaataggtactttttgtttgtttgtttttataaaaaatccaCTTTTCTATTTCCAAAAGTCAAAGGTTAtcatagagtaggtaggtaattaaaagtTGTCTGTTTCTCAGTTCCAGTTTtggagtaaataaaacaaaaagaaacacCTAGGTATGAAGATGCTCAACTTTTTGTATTCTTAGgtacaaagtaggtaggtacctatctaaacttttaaactacaaaataaattcttaatttttctCGATATTACGAACATGATTAAATGAATTCATGTTTTATATACAATTTTATATTCTATAAGTGGGCTTGTTTGGTTACCTTATACGATTCTTTCGGAGATTCCAAGAAACTGACCAAATGTTTCTGTTTATATGGAAGTAGGAACAGCACTGCGAATTCTGTATTTCACAACATAGTTTACAAAAGTTTCAATATATAATCACTAATTGTTCACTGTCCACTgcaacaaaaacaaattatcacATAAAAACAATCACCAAATacgatttattttacttttacttctTATTCATAGATCACTGACACACACGTTGACGTTCATGGTTCGTTCAATTCAAGTCTCAGACCCATCTCAGACCAGTCTTTAGCTATGGTCTTTAGTCTCCTATAAGCTGTGGTTGAAGCTGACAGAAATAGAACAAAGGGTAAAGAAGAGTTGCCCTCAagcaaagaatttgcaagtactactatGCCCTAAAGTCATGtcctatataggtacctacagtgcaacagtgcaacaaggctatcttggcatgtggcgaaaatcggaactaacattgccgtcaagcgtagactgagtaaaaaagctagactaaagtactgtgtaaccgcgtctgagatagcgatagcacgacacGACGTAACGAcaaataacacgacaattaccattgtttgtattaaccgatcaacaatatttgtattcaatgttttttatgtgaaaacaaataaataactaatgagaaatacaatgacgccacgaattctcaaagtttgttttgcaactaaagttgtattctttgaaaaaaatcggttacacgataagggacaaaaaataggttagctgcgtctctgtttatcacattagtaactttatctgtgctctctttttagtgtgaatgagaaagcaaacgtttctgcatctacctttattactccaTCTACGCCCATTTTGCTCTCTGGCTCTGCTCTGTGGTTATAcaatcaaagagtacctataaaaaaaaaattaaaaaaaaaaaaaaaaaaaaaaaaaaaaaagagaacctatataatcactacgGAACATAATAAAAAGTGAGGTTAAGTTCGAGatgtaaaaagatttttatcaaaaatgaaTTTCATATTTAGAAATATTAAACGTGCTGCTGTGGGAATATGTTATCGCCCAAACAATTTAATAAATCTCTGCAGAAGAACAGCACAAAACATTAAATATTTTCACACTACAAGTAAACAGAATGATCTAATGGATTTCTTCGATAATAAAAAGAACTGGAACGAAACCAATATTCGAGTTGGTAGAGGTTGGCGCTTGGATGAATTAAGAATAAAATCGAATACGGATCTGCATAAATTATGGTACGTTttattgaaagaaagaaatatgCTATTTACTATGGAACACGAATGTAATGAACAAATCCGTCTTTTCCCAAACCCCGAAAGAATCGATAAAGTTGAAGAATCAATGAATAATATAGAGACTCTTATAAGAGAAAGGAACATTGCATATTATAAATTGGAAACTGGTGAAACAGGGGAACGTCCAGTGGATGATATAGTAAACCTTTTTGGCTTACCAGAGAAGTACCAGAAACAAGAATATTTTATACCAAAATTTATGAATTCTCGATGGGTAAAATCTTACTTAGAACATGGATATATTAACAGTATTGCAGTAAAGAAATTTTATAGATTGTACCAAGAAAagttatacaatattaaaagaaaagaaaaaaatagaaatcTCAACCAAGTTCAACATCTTTTGAAACGTTTTCCTGATATGGATATGGAAAAGTTACAAGCTGAGTATCCTGAAGTTGATATAGAGAAAGCAAAAAGGTCAAAGAAAGCTAGAGGTCATTTCCTACCCAAATATTAAAATAGTACTTGTagtatttcatattattgtaacataaattaaattaacatttgACCTTAAAACTGGTTATATTTTCTAACTAAGGCTTTACTTTCTAATTATCATGATCTatattcttaaaatattaaaatgaatcactaaatgtgttggtcatcgcaaatctcgagaacagctgaaccgatttcgctaattcttttttgataatatttcttgaagtacgaggatggttcatacgaagagaaaaatttgaattgactgttaggcggaacgaagttcgccagggcagctaattatatataaaagtaaaagctgactgactgatatatcaacgcatagcttaaCTTAAACCACTGGAAGGAACAGGCtgtaatttagcatgcagatagctattatgatggtGTAgtcatctgctaagaaagatttttaaactttcaaCCCCTACAGGcttaaaatagggatttgaaatttgtgtagtccactcggacgaagtcaccagcataagctagtcaataatataaaaatgaatcactaaatgtgttgctcatcgcaaatctcgagaacagctgaagcgATTTCGttgattctttttttataatattccttgaattacgggttcttatggagagaaaaatttaaaaaatttgaatcgactgttaggcggaacgaagttcgccagggcagctagtttcaaataaatcaaaatacaaAGTTAAGTTTAGTAGCCAAACTTAGTATTTCCTATGTGTGGCTAAACTgccaaataaattaatatggTCAATTAACAAGCATCATTGCATGGTAAGAGCCGTTACGCCACCGAGCGTTACGCACAGTCTACTAGTCGACGGCGACCATTAGAATCTGTGATTTATATAGAAGACGCCATGTGCATGATAGGATacttttattcagggaaaaaagaatttccatgggatttaaaacctaaatccacactgactgactgactgaaaggTAAATTACTATTATTTGATAGACTAATCAGGTGATGAAATTCAAATAAAGAcaaaaatttttaaaacaattaaaacttTATTGACCTTTGgtgcataaaaaaataatagtagTTTATGAAAAGGTTGCATTGCAAAATTTAATACCACccgtattaaatttttttttatagtatcACAtcagtgttttaatacctaattatgcaGTTTCTTACACTACCTTATCTAAACTCATATTATCTTAAAATCCAAACCATAAAATCTTGGTAACATATTTTGTCAACTCGTAAGCTTTTCTTGATAATATTGCAGGAAAAAAGattgctgactgactgatctatcaacgcacagctcaaactgctggatggatcgagctgaaatttagcatgcagattgctattatgacgtagacatc
This genomic window from Maniola hyperantus chromosome 5, iAphHyp1.2, whole genome shotgun sequence contains:
- the mRpL47 gene encoding large ribosomal subunit protein uL29m → MNFIFRNIKRAAVGICYRPNNLINLCRRTAQNIKYFHTTSKQNDLMDFFDNKKNWNETNIRVGRGWRLDELRIKSNTDLHKLWYVLLKERNMLFTMEHECNEQIRLFPNPERIDKVEESMNNIETLIRERNIAYYKLETGETGERPVDDIVNLFGLPEKYQKQEYFIPKFMNSRWVKSYLEHGYINSIAVKKFYRLYQEKLYNIKRKEKNRNLNQVQHLLKRFPDMDMEKLQAEYPEVDIEKAKRSKKARGHFLPKY